TCACATAATAATTTTTTGACTGTTTGTAAACATCATTTTGCaccaataacatttttattagatGAATAGATATTAATTAGAGGGGATTGATAGATACTTCATCTGTTGCCTCCACCCATGTTGCTACGGGTATCTTTTTCCGGCTGAAGTTTTTCCTTTTACCTCACATACTCTAGCTAGATTCTCATTGAACATAGATAATCTCCATGGATTTTCATGCTGGTGTCAGTAgtgtatttgcatttctgtTATTACTAAAAGTTTACACCATAACAGTTGTGTGAAGTCACAGCAACATGTGCAATAACAtgtcatacattttattttgtactttaaTTTAACCCAGTACTCTTCTTATGATTTCACCCCAAAGGGAAGGGGTCACCACTTCTGCACACAGGTTTAATAGGATAAGAACAAAGTGTTAAAaagttatatttataaatgGGGCTGGACTCTTTGGGGAATTTGTAAGAATGTCCTTCTTACAGTGTCATGATAAGCCTACCACTGTGGATCTGGTGGAGTTCCCCTCGTGCACATGTGTCATATTCAGATAGGgaatgtaaaaaagaaagacagaggcaACGGGTGTGTTTGGGAGAGACTGTAGAAGTGGACAGTTTCAGTATGAGTAAATATCTGGCTGCTTCTCTAAACATTACACTTTCTTACACACTCATGGCCATTTGCCACCAGCCTcacagatgtacacacacacacatacacacacagagacacatgcatccagaatgaaaaaaaaaaaaagcctctgaaTCATCCGACACATTAATCAGAGGCTACGGGCTAAAAACTGTTTGTTGCTGCATGTTACCATTGGTTACACTGACTGTTGCATCACATCTGAAGTCTTTGCCAAGCGAGGGTTTACTGTTGAACAATAAAAAGTGGATATTTCTTGGACATGTCTCTTCacattgtatgtatgtattgtaACGTGTGCCACCCAGTCATCATaatcagtgtgtatgtgttagattGAGTTTCTAACAACCAATGGGATAGAGTTGGGTATGCAGACAGGCCAAGGCCAACATATTAATGAAGTAATAAAGTTCATTAGctcacacagatctttaaactTTATAACAGCTGAGTTCCAGGAACACACACAATCGTTACATAAGTCTCAGTGGATGACTAACAATGCAATGGTTAGGTTGATTTTAACATGGTGTCCGTcaatacactgtaaaatgtgagctgttgtttcactgtgaaaatatGAGTGAGGCCTTACGCCACATTCACTACCAACATCACATCCTTTCCATTTCCATGGAAAGCTGGCGTAGTCACTTCCCTCTGTTGTTTCACTCGggttcttttgtttgtgtcttgcACGGAAAGATCAACAATTAATTGATGATCAGAGCTGCGCCAGAGATTTGTAGTTTgtagagagaaattaaaaaaaagacccCGGATGGTTAGACTACGTTCTGAAATACAACGTCCTGAGCTTTTCTAACAAAGTTATCAACATTATCTCAATGTTATTCCAAAGGCAGAAGTTAATGAGGAAGTAATTACGTTGGTCAGGGATGATTTCGCTGTAGTCTGCCCCCGTGTGGCTAAACTTTAATACTCtagacacaaagcaaacaaagaagtGTGTGAACAAATCCAATCATTCGTCCATTCATATCATGAAGTCAGAAGACATCAAATTATAACACgtctaaaaaataaatgtagacatttacattaaaagagatgaaaagCTGCAAGGTGTTTTCTAATTTATAACCCTTCTCTGCCAAACATCCTTCTGTCTTTACTGAGAAATGTTCATTGTAAAGGATCGGTCCTGGCACATTGGATAATATACAATAATCACCTGGGCAGATGTTCAGCTAAATTATGAACAGACTGTGGttgttttctactttatttaTCCAGCTTTATGTGTGAATGTAGAAAAATTTagaataattttatattatgtttGAGATTTTAGGAGTAAAGTTAATAgttgttactgtatgtaaacatgCAACATGGAGTTTTGGTGATGCTTGGTCTggtcatacattttaaaatatgtagtCACTGAAGGTGTTTTGGTCAAATTGATATGAATAAATTCACAGTTTAAACTATGTTGACGTCTGGTGTGCTGATTGTGTGAAGATCGAACTCAGTCATAGagataaacatgttttacaaaTCTAAATTTCTAATTACAAAGTACCAGCTAGGACATAATTAGGCATTTGATCATCAGTTTGGCCagtgttgatttgttttatataaacaatctaataataaagattaataaatattaagttGCAGCCCACACATGAAGTCTAAGATGATATTTACAAATTCACAAACATGCGACCAGCTGTTAGAATAAATTCATGTGGATCTGCTGGTTTTTGTGGCTCCTGAAGGCCCCACTGCACTTTGCAGGCTACCCAGATGGTGATCCCGCTTTGGCTGCTGCTAAATCTGGGATCATTCAGACCACTTGGGGGACTCGGGTCTCCCGGTTCCAGATTGGGAGGTGGAGCCTGGGTGGAGGAAGTAGCTCCACACAgattggatgtgtgtgtgtgttagtgtgtgtgtgtgtgtgtgtgagctgttaCCTCCACGGCTCGACTGTCGAGAACCAACCACTGGATAGAGAAAGGAAAGGTAAAGACCCCCTGAGGAGGACcggaccaggaccaggaccaggaccaggaccaggaccaggaccaggacacGCCGAGGAGCGGGGCTTTGTGCAGTTTTCCTCGGGACAGGTAGAAGCGGTGCAGCCGGTCCCGAAGCGACCAGTATGCATTCAGACTGCAGGCTGCTATGGGCAGAGCGGTAATGGTGGGCAGGGGACCGACAGGGGCCGGGGTCTTCGTCCTGTCGATTCTCATCATCCTCACCGCGGAAGACTGTCGAGCCCAGAAAGGTTGGTGCCACACAGCTGCGGTGACAACCGGAGGAGCCGAGGGCAGCCGCAGAGACATGCGGCCATGCTGGTTCAAAGGGTTTAGAAGGTTTAGATGCAACCTGGAGCCGCTGTGGGGTCTTGCTGTCCTCCACATTTACCTTATGGCCGTCGGTGCGTGGACTTTACGGCGCCTGCCGCCGCCCGTCTCGGTGTTTTTAGGTGAAACACGGGTGTAGCTAAACCAGGCGAACCGGTTCTGAAAAAGATATGTTTATAAAGCAATAACTGCTGGTTTGTGCCCTAGCTGCTTGCCGAATTGACCCCAGGCTTTTAAACGATTTGTTAAACTTTTAAAGACACGATGTGTGGCTTGTTTACCAACTCTGTGAAGctggacatttttaaattgacacatttttaaacgGAGTCTGGCACTCGGGGCGAGACAACGGCACATTTGGCAGCTTGTGGCCTTGTTGTCGGTCTAGTTTGTCCACTTTAAAGTTGTACCATTAAACTAATGCTACAGACGCGGTAAAAGCAGCGTGTTTTGATTGTTTTCGGTTTATTTCCCCACTACTTTGCACCTAAATACGAGCATTTTGCAGTTTTTAGAGCCGACAGCCAGCCTCAGGTGGTCAGAGGATGGGGGTGGGGTAGCAGCTACTGGGGGTATGACTGTAAACACGTGGGCACTGGTTGTCATAACTTTAAATTCAATCAACTACAGCAGAGATTTCTAATTGGAATCCTCTAATGTTGTATGGAGACAGCATTTTAAAGGTTTGGAGCATGAGGTGTAACTCATGCAACCTGCAGTGGTTCAGCACCATCAGTGAGTCAGACAGGGAAGCActcttgtttttattctgttcatCTGGACAGTGTCCACTGAGGCTCTTACATAACTCCATCCTACCAGAACATCCACTTAGCACCATGAAGCGTGACTGCTGAGTGTTATCTCAGATCCACGAGTCCAAGACATCAACACATATCTGCTTTTtgaaccacaaaaaaaaaccaagcTTCTTCTATTAAAGTAAAGGCATAAATGTTCTAaagttgaatttaaatgttatcaAATTATGCTGAATGTTCATTATGTGGCCCTTGATAACACATAGCTACATCCtctttttgatgtttttgcctgaatttgtgaatattttctgCAGCGGATCCAGACGTTTGTCTataaacctaaccctaaccaagtgCTTACCACTCTAATGAACCCAGTTATGTTGGTTTGATGACACCCAAGGTGCCTTATATTTTCTTTACCCCACATTTACAAACAGTTTTAAGCTGATTAATGTTTGTATTAAACAAGTGTATAGTTCTGATTCACTTGTTTTGTCTGGACATTTGTCATTGACGAAGGTGAAACTAGCTAAAGTTTGGCGTTTGTATTGTTAAAAGAGGATTATCTGAATACTTTCCTTATAAATCTTCTGTTCACCACTTTTCCTACTAATTGTTTGAGCCCTACGTGGCATGCTATGGTTCATAGATTGAAAGTCGCTTAAAGCCATTGTGATGAAAGACCTGGCTCGGTGATGTGTCAGAGCTCTGTGGCACGGAGAAATGAGAAAGCGTGTTATCCAGTTTACATAGATTTGGTGAAAAAGTGCTGCGTTAAACAAAACTCTAGCTTTAGGCTTATCTTTCCAGCTTGCACCCCCCATCTGTGCTTTACTGCTGGCTTCCTGTTTCTTCCCTcactctctgtttgtgttttcctgcaggtgATGGCTGTGGCCCCAGTGTACTTGGCCCCACCAGTGGGACTCTGTCCTCTCTGGGTTACCCGGGGACATACCCGaacaacacagtgtgtgagtgGGAGATCAGTGTGCCCCGTGGTAGCAGGATCCACTTTCACTTTGCTGAGCTGGACATAGAGGACAGTGACTGCCAGGTCAGCTACCTCCGCCTCCACAACGGCATTGGACCTAAGAGGAGTGAGATTGGTGAGACTGACAAGTACACGCTGGATTTAAACCTTGAATTGAACCTTGAATTTTAGGCGTTGATTCTGTTTGGGAAAGTCACTTAAAATACATCAGGCTTTTGATATTTATAACCACTTGTCGATGTGATTGAgcactatttttttatttattctttacaCATATATTTGTGGGTATTTAGTAAATTCTTCCAGGAGATTATTTGTCTGAAAAAGTGTACTTATCCccatatttacttttatatcATGTCTCTAGATAGTTCAGACAACatgtttcagtctttatgcATCGTCGCGCTCGTAGGTCTCCTACAAAGGAAACAAGATTATTGAATCTGGAGAATGTATATTATGCAGTAGCCTGTTTACTGTGGAACCTGCTTCATacacagctgaaaaataatcagatttctATCTGACCAGTTTCCATGGCTTTTAAATGCTAATACAATTTTAAACATATATGAATGTACAACCTGAAGagatactgatactgatgtCAAATGAATCCTTTCTCTGCCTGAAGTATATGTTTACATGATGTTTAGAAATAAGAACTTTACAGGGTTACttcagtgcatgtaaacacactgacaagTCAAGTCGATGGCTACGGGACAAGGCTTCCGGCTTCTTCTAGTATGTAAACTATgctcaaacagaaacagaaattatAATTGAGGATGTTTTCTGTAGAGTTTACGTCACTAGCTATTGGTGTAACAATTACAGGCTACAGGCCttgatttatgtatttgtttatttttttgggtTGTGGGCTTTATGACTTACACCCTGCTGCTTTCTATAGAGACccattattacttttttattgtaAAGCCACCGCAAAAAGTGTTGTTCATCTTGTCCAAAGGGACATGAATTAATCAAATTTAGAAGTAttatgattttaattattattataaaaaatttACTTGCATTCTGTATGGTTATTCAGTTACTTTAATGGTAGTTTATGGTGCATTATATGTCATATATGATAAATGAATTAAGATTATTTTTGTAATGCATCTTCTTTacctatttttttcttttatatgtgCCTGATAACAGCAAAATACTGCGGTTTGGGCCTAAAGACTAAGGAGCTGATCAATTCCACCGGCAACCAGGTCACTGTCCAGTTCATGAGTGGGACCCACCACACTGGACGTGGATTCTACCTGTCCTACTCCACCACCGAGCACACAGGTAACGAGCTCTGCCAGCTTGTGTCCCACCTTTGTATCATCAGGTTTCCCCCGTAGGTCCCAGCCTGCAGGGACCTTATGTGATAAAAGTACAGACAGGAATGATGTGTTGTTAAATTCACCTCAGTGCTCAGCTtggttacatttctgttttggcCCTGGGTGTAAAAGTTACTTTGGAgattgtgcatgtgttgtgttgttaacTGGGTCAAAGTCTACTGTGAGTCTTATTTCAGCTGTTGCATTCTGCACCACCTCGTTTAGTGTGTTACTACAAACAAATTACTACATTGTCCTGAAAAGACACAGATCAgatagtgtttgtgtgttgttaaaTCTCTccatatttcagtgtttttattgttttaatccCCATTAGCTGTTATTCATGTGACAGCTATTCTTCCTGGTGTCCATAAGTAAAAGGAACAATAATCTGTCATAGatatacacacacgtacatataCAAAGTCATATAAAGCAAGTATTACAACAGTAACTGAAGACAATAAGTAGCCAATGTTGTTTAAAAGAATGTTTTCATAAGCTTGAGCTGAATAAAACAGTATCAATAAGTAGTGAAACTGAGTAGCTTGCTTTGGTCAGTAATGTGATTACTGTGATGTATTAACAGTTCGTGGTTTTGCTCTTGGTTGGACGTATGTTGATATGAAGAACTGCAATGTCTAGGTGTGAATTACTTagtgtgtggttgttgtgtaCTGTTATTAAAGTGGTTTTAAGGTGCTAAGGTGCACAGCAACACttacaacacaaaaaacacaacagcatttCATAAAATACGGTGAAATTGAAGGTCTTCATGGGTTCATTGACCTGATTTGTGTCCcacattcagatttttatttggtATTTTCCTAAATGACAGAATAGGCTGCACAGAGTTCAGAGAGGTGGCACTAGCAGATGTGTTAGTAGCTGTTTTTGAGATTGTGCTCACCAGTAGACGTGTCTGTCGTTTGTCCATGTATGAGGAGATGCATTTGCTTGGTTTTCAGTAAAGTGTggttaataaaatatataagaaaGTCAACGACAGCACGAAGACAGTAAAGGCGACAACAAAGAATAGAGGAACTGAGAGTAGTTGACAGAAGTGGAAAGTAATATTATTTTGTGGTATTATTAAAAAGCTTCCTCTCTGTGAGCAGCTGCCAGCGGTTCTCACTGCACATCACAttacgatgatgatgatgatgatgatgatgatggtaatGTGAGAGCGATAATTGTAGCACATTGCTATTAAAGAACGTTTTTGCAAATCGTCATTACACTAGTTGGTAGATTTGTAGATACGTCGAGAATTCACTTACATAGATTTTTATAATTACTAAAAAACAGTATAACACTTACTGAAGGAAGTAAATCTAGAAAGTGGTTTGTAGAAGAAGTAACGTTAGTACGGCTAATGTTGGCCAACTACATCACATTTGATGGGAGAAATATTTACCAATGCTGGTACacaaattaactttttattgtaGTGTATGTAGGCTGATGCATATTTTGAATGTTGTCTCAAACTTGGCAGACAACATCTCTCATTATTTTACTAATTGTTGTTTATAAGTAAtgtgtgatttctgtttttgaagAGTGGACATTTTCAATGACTTCAGATTTTTGAAGCCACAGAGGAGGAAGGCACTGACGTGTGCGCAGGAGGATAATTGTGTACTGGTCATCCTGGTATGACTGAATCACCCTGGCAGGCAAACGTGTCTGTCGGTGTGTCTTATTTTTCCACCGGAGTTCATGTTTTCTCCCATAACTGATCACATTCGTACGTGGGCGGACAGTTTGCTCAGATAAATACATCAGTCGACGCTGCGACTTGCAGTGGTTGGAGCCTTTTCTCAGTTTGACTCACAGGTTGGTTTACCAGATAGAGGGTTTTATGATAATGTGGTCAAGACTCACTGGGAATGACCACCACCAAAGGGGTTTTGTGAAATTCCCAGCCGCCCACACTTTCCTGTTGGActtatgtgttgtgtgtcatcACTGAAATACTTGTCAATTGGAACCTCCAACATTTCACAAACGtcattgttgtattttattaaaatgccaACCTTTCATGACTGTTGTTCATTGCTTTAATTACTTAAAACgataaatgtatataatataccTATACCTGACATAAAGTAGTCAGttgcagcaaaacagaaattaaaaagcaGTGATACGTTGACAAGAACGAGCAGAAAAACCGGTTGTGACActgtttgtttgccttttcAGATCTTATCACCTGCCTGGATAAAGGATCTGATTTCTCTGAGGCAGAGTTCAGGTACATAACATAAAGCTatctgtggatgtttgtgcaTTGATCAGTCTGTGACATATATTCATTGTGGTCTGTCTCTTCTCAGTAAATACTGTCCAGCCGGCTGCCTAACATCAACTGAGGAGATTTCTGGAACTATACCTAATGGTTACAGGGAGGTGAGTGCTACAAGTctaaagctgttttcattaaGATTTATTAGAAACAATTTGACTAGGCTGCACCTTTCTTACTTGCTATGATCCTTCTTGACGTTACATATTGTTTGACTAGTTGCATATTGAAGTAGCATACATGCAAACTCTAAATGTTCAATATTGCCATTGTTATATTTgattaaaattacttttaaggTGAGAATATTTTGTTAGACATGCTGGTGTCTTGTTAGTTTACAAAATACTCCATGGTCTTTCTCCTGAAAGTTTGTGAAGAAAACTAAAAGTAGGAACACCAGAGCTGTTGACATTACACCTTGCAGGAAAAGTACATTTGGATAGTCATCATTTTCTTATCAGGCATTACACAGCTGCAATTCACTTCCGCCTGATAAAGTATTTTTGCAGAAAAAATGTCCACTCAATCATCACTGTCTGTTTACTCATGTTTTCAAGGTCCTGTTGTAATGTTGGTGTTGTTTGGCAACATCCGTTACTGTCCTGTGTCTGTACCTTTTAGTTTGATACAGTAAGGACCTCCCTTTATTTCTAATGTAAGCTATCCCTGGCTACGTGGTGTGCGTGTCCCACACTGATGACCTCACAGCACTCCCACTGTGCATGAGATCTGTGGGCACCGAGTCACCGACTGATGACCTCATGTACAGAGATTGAGGTTTTTCTTAGAAGAAGGGAGGCAGGGTGGGGCGTTGCTGGCTgatgggagaagagagaggagtgcTGGGTGGGAGGCGCCCCATAGGAGCAGAGGAGGGGCAGGGTCAGAGGGTGAAAAGGGAGCTGAGGTAATAGTTTGgctgaaaataataaacttcTAATCCAGTCCAGCTGTGAGAGGGTGCTTCAGAGCTGTGTGTTGAGTGAGTCAGTGTGATTGAGAAGTTGGAGTCTTTGACTGCAtccctgtttttttgttgttgtatatgATTCGTTCATGCTTGTGTtttggaggagtgtgtgtgtgtgggtgtgtgtgtcactaGGCTCTAATATTATGGTGATTGTGGAGGCCTGATAAAGTAGTGGCGCATACTTCCAACAGCTTGTATCAAACAGAGATCAGCTGCCCCACCCAGAACAGACTCTGCAGCTTCGCTCATTTAATTCTGCGTTAGTATCTTTTACCATAATTCATGCTCTGGtattcatgttttcatattccACTCATATGCCTTGTGCGTGCGGTTTCCTCTGTTGGAGGCAGGGTGCGGCGGTTTGGAGCAgcgctttgtgtttgtgttagtggTTTGGTATGGTGAGCTTTAGGATGTGGCATGTGTTTTCGGGAAGTTTAACAGTCACAGGACAAGTGTTGATTGCTTGTGGCAGCATTTGACTGCTGTGAGTGTGCAtgaatatgtgtctgtgtggttgtCACTCTGTGGGTCACCAGAGTTTTCCCACAATCTTGTCAGCTGTGAATTCCAGTGTGAGTCTTTCCCAGTAATAAAATTCCACCTCACTCAACCAGCTGTCCATGGGAATGAGCTTGTGGTCAGAGTGCAGTCGAGTTTTGTCCATTTCTCAGTGATGTGGAAGCAGGTTTGGACAAGAATGCAGCCTGCAGTGAATAATTAGCAACGCCACTGAGTATTCTCTGTACAGAGAAGTGACTTCATGCTGACTCATCAGCCTTTATCTGCCTCGGTCTGAAGGTTAACGGCTCACAGCACAGCCTGTTCCTGATCATGTACCTGAAAACAACCACACCAAATGATATGGCAGCATTAAATTAGAGGATAGGTTTGCAGTTTTCCACGTCCGTCTTAAAAAATAATTGGCACCCACTCACATGAACATTAAAGCAGTTTTCACTTGAGGTAATCATGGTTCCAGTTTATAGCGATTGTTAAGAGATCGTGTAAGTGATGAAGGACAAAATCTACAGCCTTCTTTTTGTGCAAAATGTAATAGCATGGAGCTAAAATGAATTACAGAAATGAAGTGGATGTCTTCGAAAGTTTCAGTCTTTTTGTTATGAAATGCCCTTTTTCTGTACCGTCATTCTACCATGACTTCAAACATCGAAGGCTTATATTTGTAGAGTtgtgtgatgtactgtatattgccTACTATTGCTTTTAATGGTGTGCAAGCATActtgtaaaaaagaaacaaacacattcacactcactgcCTCATTTGCCGTAGTAGAAATTCATGACTGACAAACAGACGCCACCAGCCTTCAAATCTGCCACATTTTATTGCTAGACATGTATCATCCTCACTCCCATAAAGCTGGTTTGGCTTTGAATAGACGATTTGTTTCAGCAAATGCAAACTAATCACCGCACTGAATATGAAAAGCTTTGGGCGTCCTTGACAGGCCCAAACCTGCCAAGGTaccagcacaaacaaacataaaaccacATTGAGCAAACTTTAGTGGAGTCATTCTGCCTCAccacaaaaagcaaacaacagGTGGTGAGACTAAACTGACAGTGATGACATCACATGATGCCATCTAACTCCAGTATGATCACTAAGCAGTCCTGATCAGAGATTCACTACACCGTCTACAATGGACTAATAGAGCACCTTGTACTTGCACTGGCAGCAAGCATCGATATTGTGTATTATTAGCGCTGCCTTTCAACCTGTTATCAGTCTAATTTCCTAATCTTCACAGTCTGTCAGATGCACTGTTATGCAGCCAGAACATATCCAGAATCTCTCAGCCtaatctttctttttgtcttcttttgtcctgcagtcctctcctctgtgtgtggCAGCCGTGCATGCAGGTGTAGTGTCCAACGCTGTAGGAGGGAGGATCAGTGTGGTCAGCAGCAAAGGCATCCCTCATTATGAGGGCACACTGGCTAACAATGTCACTTCCACTGGGTAAGACAAAAACCTGTCAGCACACACAATGGTTGTTTACACCTGCTATTcttaaaaatggtaaaaaaaaacaaaaaacaatccagATCATCTAATCTTACACTTGTCTCCTCAGAGGAACTCTGTCAAACAGCCTCTTCACCTTCAAAACCAGTGGTGAGTTGATATTTTCTATAAAGCTGTAGAGCTATAGAGCTGTTTTTTTGAAGAAGGGTatattaaaccttttttaatCTCATTCAGCTTTGTTGATATTTAAGGTGGTAATGATTTCTGTGCTGTCAGGTTGCTATGGGACTCTGGGATTAGAGTCTGGTGGTGTTGGAGACACCCAGCTCTCCGCTTCGTCTGTGTGGGAGTGGAACAGCGAGTGGTCGGCGGCAGGGGCGCGGCTTAAAAAGACAGGGTTACCCTGGGTGCCTTCTCAGAGTGACGTGAAGCAGTGGCTGCAGATTGACCTGAAGCGGGAGAAGAGAATCACAGGTAATAGAGCTGAATCAACTATGAGTCTATAAGAGCCTCCagaaaaatgtttcctctggTTTTAATATGCTTGAAATCAGCCCCAGTCTTGTTAAATCCAACACTAATCGCCTGTACCTCATCTTGTTTGTGCTGTCCATGAATCCAGGAATCCTCACCACAGGCTCTACCCTGAGAGAGTACCAGTATTACGTTTCAACATACCGGGTCCTGTACAGTAATGATGGCAAGCAGTGGTACATCTACAGGGAAGCAAATTCCACGCAAGACAAGGTAATACAATCACCGAATCGATAAACCACGCTTGCTCGACAATTACATCACTggcttttagttttttttttcctttaaatttgTGCAAATGGACAAAAATGTCACTTTAGAAGACTGCAGGGACACATAGCTGGAATGTTTCCATAGCAACTGCTATTGACTAAGAGATGTTTATGGCAGGAAATGAGAGCAGTCAGTGCTTTGAGTTAAGTGCTGTGGTAGACAAGTCCGGACACTTGGGCATTAATAATGAATGGATATGGATTTAGTGACTGAGTTGTGAGCCTGAAACCGCTGTCTACGaactgctgtctgctgtgattCTCGCAGA
This Anabas testudineus chromosome 21, fAnaTes1.2, whole genome shotgun sequence DNA region includes the following protein-coding sequences:
- the dcbld2 gene encoding discoidin, CUB and LCCL domain-containing protein 2 is translated as MGRAVMVGRGPTGAGVFVLSILIILTAEDCRAQKGDGCGPSVLGPTSGTLSSLGYPGTYPNNTVCEWEISVPRGSRIHFHFAELDIEDSDCQVSYLRLHNGIGPKRSEIAKYCGLGLKTKELINSTGNQVTVQFMSGTHHTGRGFYLSYSTTEHTDLITCLDKGSDFSEAEFSKYCPAGCLTSTEEISGTIPNGYRESSPLCVAAVHAGVVSNAVGGRISVVSSKGIPHYEGTLANNVTSTGGTLSNSLFTFKTSGCYGTLGLESGGVGDTQLSASSVWEWNSEWSAAGARLKKTGLPWVPSQSDVKQWLQIDLKREKRITGILTTGSTLREYQYYVSTYRVLYSNDGKQWYIYREANSTQDKIFQGNVNYLHEVRNNFIPPIEARFVRINPTSWQQRIALKLELLGCQITSVRPKPGPRMFPPSRHTPPPDGTKRPPHLGQTSHPPDIRNTTMPPHTNKDMALVAVLVPVLVMVLTALILIAVCAWLWKNRKKSSEGTYDLPHWDRTDWWKSMKQLLPSRIVESEDPIRYSSSEVGRLAGRGAVPRLHAEPAEYAQPLVSGVTTLGARSTFKPDEGPGPGYSDPDLYDAPISPDLYHAYAEPLPASGSEYATPIVVDMGCHPAGGSALSQPTTVCSFKGAGATSLLTRTESGQSGRSAYDTPKNATGQVTPTEDLTYQVPQRGTQKPMGQS